In the genome of Tropicibacter oceani, one region contains:
- a CDS encoding MBL fold metallo-hydrolase yields the protein MGAQKNLIRYPWETPPQPGEAIEVADGVLWLRQPLPMKLDHVNVYALDDGDGWTIVDTGFSTKKSRAIWEQVMASPLKGKPVTRVIATHHHPDHIGLAGWFQSEHGAELITTRTAWLFARMLQLDAQDRPAPETVSYWKHCGMAPKVLQQRLTERPFNFADCVYPMPLGFTRIKQGDTVQAGGRTWDVHIGNGHAPEHATLWSRDCDLVIAGDQILPSISSNLGVYATEPQADPVAEWLEACERLSTLARPDHLVLGGHKLPFTGLAPRMRQLIENHHSALDRLHAHLVHPMSAGECFAPLFKRKIGDAEYGLALVEAMAHCLHLWHIGRATRELRADGAYAFQAI from the coding sequence ATGGGCGCGCAAAAAAACCTGATCCGCTATCCTTGGGAAACCCCGCCCCAGCCAGGCGAGGCCATCGAGGTGGCGGACGGTGTTCTGTGGCTGCGCCAGCCGCTGCCGATGAAGCTGGACCATGTGAACGTCTATGCGCTGGACGATGGCGATGGCTGGACCATCGTCGATACTGGCTTTTCGACGAAAAAGTCCCGGGCGATCTGGGAACAGGTGATGGCAAGCCCCTTGAAGGGCAAGCCGGTGACACGGGTCATCGCCACGCACCACCACCCCGATCACATCGGGCTGGCGGGCTGGTTCCAGAGTGAACACGGGGCCGAGCTGATCACCACGCGCACCGCCTGGCTGTTTGCCCGGATGCTGCAACTGGACGCGCAGGACCGCCCCGCGCCGGAAACCGTCAGCTATTGGAAACACTGCGGCATGGCGCCAAAGGTGCTGCAGCAGCGCCTGACCGAACGTCCCTTCAACTTTGCCGATTGCGTCTATCCCATGCCGCTGGGCTTCACCCGGATCAAGCAGGGCGACACGGTGCAGGCCGGGGGGCGCACCTGGGACGTGCATATCGGCAACGGCCACGCGCCGGAACACGCGACCCTGTGGTCGCGCGATTGCGATCTGGTGATCGCCGGGGACCAGATCCTGCCGTCGATCAGCTCCAACCTTGGCGTCTATGCCACCGAACCGCAGGCCGATCCCGTGGCCGAATGGCTTGAGGCCTGTGAACGCCTGTCGACGCTGGCGCGGCCCGATCATCTGGTGCTGGGCGGGCACAAGCTGCCCTTTACAGGGCTGGCCCCGCGCATGCGGCAGTTGATCGAAAACCACCACTCGGCTTTGGACCGTCTGCACGCGCATCTTGTGCATCCGATGTCGGCGGGCGAATGCTTTGCCCCGCTGTTCAAGCGCAAGATCGGCGATGCCGAATACGGTTTGGCGCTGGTCGAGGCGATGGCGCATTGCCTGCATCTTTGGCACATCGGGCGGGCGACTCGCGAATTGCGCGCCGACGGGGCCTATGCCTTTCAGGCGATCTGA
- a CDS encoding DUF6356 family protein: MSDQSQPNSTPFARIFLDHPASVHESYFQHMGFAMRFAFWLAVAAVAALIHAIIPVACEKTASTIIRRLYARIENRGAR, from the coding sequence ATGAGCGATCAAAGCCAGCCCAACAGCACCCCCTTTGCCCGGATTTTTCTGGATCACCCCGCCTCGGTTCACGAAAGCTATTTCCAGCACATGGGCTTTGCCATGCGCTTTGCCTTCTGGCTGGCGGTTGCGGCCGTGGCGGCGCTGATCCATGCCATCATTCCCGTCGCTTGCGAAAAGACGGCCAGCACCATCATCCGGCGGCTGTACGCCCGGATCGAGAACCGCGGCGCGCGCTAA
- a CDS encoding Lrp/AsnC family transcriptional regulator, whose amino-acid sequence MTSKLDEFDRRILGLLQRDASLSMDALAEQVGLSRNACWRRVRQMEEAGVIRARVVLADPDKVGCPLEVVVQVRTHAHDPDWMERFQRVIGAMPEVVGAYRMTGDLDYLLRVRVADVSAYDAFYKRVIARIPALDISASFVMEEIKETTALPL is encoded by the coding sequence ATGACGTCTAAACTGGATGAATTTGACCGGCGTATTCTGGGGTTGCTGCAACGCGATGCCAGTCTGTCGATGGATGCACTGGCCGAACAGGTCGGCCTGTCGCGCAACGCCTGTTGGCGGCGCGTGCGCCAGATGGAAGAGGCCGGGGTGATCCGCGCCCGCGTGGTCCTGGCCGACCCCGACAAGGTCGGTTGCCCGCTCGAAGTGGTGGTTCAGGTGCGCACCCATGCCCATGATCCCGACTGGATGGAGCGGTTCCAGAGGGTGATCGGCGCCATGCCCGAAGTGGTCGGGGCCTATCGCATGACCGGCGATCTGGACTATCTTCTAAGGGTCCGGGTGGCGGATGTTTCGGCCTATGACGCCTTTTACAAGCGCGTGATCGCCCGCATTCCGGCCTTGGACATCTCTGCCAGTTTCGTCATGGAAGAGATCAAGGAAACCACCGCCCTGCCGCTGTGA
- a CDS encoding DUF6173 family protein, whose amino-acid sequence MDDKIATAAEAHEADALPRRKDVHTDDAAPRRDVLPESVTQTPFEQKSPAEWAYERLILYIQNFEEQLDEEHEVAMGFAGGEAGVLQIEGLGYFDPDIVTFYGTDETGARTQLIQHVSQLSVILSAQPKETEQEEPRRIGFRLARELGAT is encoded by the coding sequence ATGGACGACAAGATCGCAACCGCCGCCGAGGCCCACGAGGCCGACGCACTGCCGCGCCGCAAGGACGTGCACACGGATGATGCGGCCCCGCGCCGCGACGTGCTGCCCGAGTCGGTTACCCAGACCCCGTTCGAGCAGAAAAGCCCGGCGGAATGGGCCTATGAACGGCTGATCCTGTATATCCAGAACTTCGAGGAACAGCTGGACGAAGAGCACGAGGTCGCCATGGGATTCGCCGGCGGCGAGGCGGGCGTGCTGCAGATCGAAGGGCTGGGCTATTTCGACCCGGACATCGTGACCTTTTACGGCACGGACGAAACCGGGGCGCGCACCCAGTTGATTCAGCACGTCAGCCAGTTGTCGGTGATCCTGAGCGCGCAACCCAAAGAGACCGAGCAGGAAGAGCCCCGGCGCATCGGCTTTCGGCTGGCCCGGGAACTGGGGGCCACCTAG
- a CDS encoding aa3-type cytochrome c oxidase subunit IV, with amino-acid sequence MAEHKHGSMDISAQEKTFEGFITFTIRTVIVILCLVIFMAIFNS; translated from the coding sequence ATGGCTGAACACAAGCACGGCTCGATGGATATTTCCGCTCAGGAAAAGACTTTTGAAGGCTTTATCACTTTCACCATCCGCACGGTGATTGTCATTCTTTGCCTCGTGATCTTCATGGCGATCTTCAATTCCTGA
- a CDS encoding AzlD domain-containing protein: MIDKSDLWIVIIGLGIGSFGLRFVFLGIIGDRAMPEWLLRHLRYTAVAIMPALVAPLVLWPAATQGNTDPLRLAAALLALAGAYLTKSVYGGMGAGALVMLLGAYWPV, encoded by the coding sequence ATGATCGACAAATCAGACCTGTGGATCGTGATCATAGGGCTTGGCATCGGCTCGTTCGGGCTGCGTTTCGTGTTCCTGGGGATCATCGGGGACCGGGCCATGCCGGAATGGCTGCTGCGCCACCTGCGTTATACCGCCGTGGCCATCATGCCCGCGCTGGTCGCGCCGCTGGTGCTGTGGCCCGCCGCCACGCAGGGCAACACCGATCCATTGCGCCTGGCCGCGGCGCTGCTGGCCCTTGCCGGGGCCTATCTGACGAAAAGCGTATACGGCGGCATGGGCGCGGGTGCGCTGGTCATGCTGCTGGGGGCCTACTGGCCCGTCTGA
- a CDS encoding AzlC family ABC transporter permease → MAQQDVMSSYWRGARDATPFLLVVIPFAMLFGVIATEAGLTVFETLSFSVVVIAGAAQFTAVHLMSDHAPTVVVLVSALAVNLRMAMYSASITPHLGPLPFWKRALVGYFLVDQTYAACMLEYERRDMTLAEKFAYFMGVTTPICPPWYLATLAGAWMGNAIPANLGLDMVLPIAFIAMLGPALRTRAHIFAALAATALALLFAWVPYNLGLIIAGVGGMITGAEVERRTGA, encoded by the coding sequence ATGGCGCAGCAGGATGTGATGTCAAGCTATTGGCGCGGGGCGCGGGATGCCACGCCCTTTCTTTTGGTGGTCATACCCTTTGCCATGCTGTTTGGCGTCATCGCCACCGAGGCGGGCTTGACCGTCTTTGAAACGCTCAGCTTTTCCGTGGTCGTGATCGCGGGCGCGGCGCAGTTCACTGCCGTGCACCTGATGTCGGACCATGCGCCCACCGTGGTCGTGCTGGTTTCGGCGCTTGCGGTGAACCTGCGCATGGCGATGTATTCGGCCTCGATCACCCCGCACCTTGGGCCGCTGCCCTTCTGGAAGCGCGCGCTGGTGGGGTATTTCCTCGTCGATCAGACCTATGCCGCCTGCATGCTGGAATACGAACGGCGCGACATGACGCTGGCGGAAAAGTTCGCCTATTTCATGGGGGTCACCACGCCGATCTGCCCACCTTGGTACCTGGCGACACTGGCCGGGGCCTGGATGGGCAATGCGATCCCGGCGAACCTGGGGCTGGACATGGTGCTGCCTATCGCCTTTATCGCCATGCTTGGTCCGGCGCTGCGCACCCGCGCGCATATCTTTGCAGCATTGGCCGCCACCGCGCTGGCGCTGCTGTTCGCCTGGGTGCCCTATAACCTTGGCCTGATCATCGCCGGGGTCGGCGGCATGATCACCGGTGCCGAAGTCGAACGGAGGACAGGGGCATGA
- a CDS encoding formate dehydrogenase accessory sulfurtransferase FdhD — MQLPNDYIIAPDPEAPRLTRKVTGTDHTGALTEISVVEERPLTIFLNSQEVVTAMTIGDYPEYLAVGFLRNQGMLRDDDVITGVDYDDDLEVAVVRTASRTTYEEKVKKKTRTSGCAVGTVFGDMMEGLEGLTLPETPVKTSWLYALAHKINTTPSLYLQAGAIHGSVLCQGDRPLVYMEDVGRHNAVDKIAGWMFLNGVSAEDKILYTTGRLTSEMVIKTALMGIPVLASRSGFTAWGVEIARQVGLTCIGRMRGKRFVCLSGEERLDWDADPDSVPDESKGSGRKGSA, encoded by the coding sequence ATGCAATTGCCCAACGACTATATCATCGCCCCTGACCCCGAGGCACCGCGCCTGACCCGCAAGGTGACCGGCACGGACCACACCGGCGCCTTGACGGAGATCTCGGTGGTCGAGGAACGTCCGCTGACGATTTTCCTGAACTCGCAGGAGGTCGTGACCGCCATGACCATCGGGGACTACCCCGAGTATCTGGCGGTTGGTTTCCTGCGCAATCAGGGAATGCTGCGGGATGACGATGTGATCACCGGCGTCGATTACGACGACGATCTTGAAGTGGCCGTGGTGCGCACCGCGTCCCGGACCACCTACGAGGAGAAGGTCAAGAAAAAGACCCGCACCTCGGGCTGCGCTGTTGGCACTGTCTTTGGCGACATGATGGAGGGGCTTGAGGGGCTGACCCTGCCGGAAACGCCTGTCAAAACCTCGTGGCTTTATGCCTTGGCGCACAAGATCAACACGACGCCTTCGCTGTATTTGCAGGCGGGGGCGATCCACGGCTCGGTCCTGTGTCAGGGCGACCGCCCGCTGGTCTATATGGAAGACGTGGGCCGCCACAACGCGGTTGACAAGATCGCCGGGTGGATGTTCCTGAACGGTGTCAGCGCCGAGGACAAGATCCTGTATACGACCGGGCGGCTTACCTCGGAAATGGTGATCAAGACGGCGCTGATGGGCATCCCGGTGCTGGCATCACGCTCGGGGTTCACCGCCTGGGGCGTCGAAATCGCCCGTCAGGTCGGGTTGACCTGCATCGGCCGGATGCGTGGCAAGCGGTTTGTCTGTCTGTCAGGTGAGGAGCGGCTGGACTGGGACGCAGATCCAGACAGCGTGCCGGACGAGTCGAAAGGCTCGGGACGGAAGGGCTCGGCATGA
- a CDS encoding cytidine/deoxycytidylate deaminase family protein yields MKESVSLDARMREAMSAARDFIKHRQRGDWHSVASVVLTSSGARYIGMNLDSTLPRASVCAEPVAIGMAMAADPDDTVLFCGAVNRRGEVLPPCGPCRELMLDYAPNAFVAVPDGEGMAFKPMADLMPTAYKQGRRKP; encoded by the coding sequence ATGAAGGAAAGCGTGAGTCTTGATGCTCGGATGCGCGAAGCCATGAGTGCCGCGCGGGATTTCATCAAGCACCGCCAACGCGGCGATTGGCATTCGGTGGCGTCCGTGGTTCTGACCTCGTCGGGTGCGCGTTATATTGGCATGAATCTCGACAGTACGCTGCCGCGTGCCAGTGTCTGCGCCGAGCCCGTGGCGATTGGTATGGCGATGGCCGCGGACCCCGACGATACCGTCCTCTTCTGTGGTGCCGTGAACCGGCGGGGCGAGGTGCTTCCACCCTGCGGGCCCTGTCGGGAATTGATGCTGGATTACGCCCCGAACGCCTTTGTGGCGGTGCCGGACGGCGAGGGTATGGCCTTCAAACCCATGGCGGATCTGATGCCCACCGCCTACAAACAAGGGAGGCGAAAGCCGTGA
- the mobA gene encoding molybdenum cofactor guanylyltransferase MobA, whose amino-acid sequence MKQPLGVILAGGLATRMGGGDKALLSLGGRSLLDHVSDRLGPQVAALALNANGDAGRFKDTGLPVIADSIPGFAGPLAGVLAGLDWAAEQGADTIVTVAADTPFFPCDLVPRLLLASEGQVHPLVLAATKGDAQTKSKSKSGLIRHPTFGLWPVALRDDLRAALQDGLKKVVLWTDKHGGRECLFPSDPFDPFFNVNTPEDLARAEELL is encoded by the coding sequence GTGAAACAACCCCTTGGCGTGATCCTTGCCGGCGGTTTGGCCACGCGGATGGGCGGCGGCGACAAGGCGCTGTTGTCTTTGGGCGGGCGCAGCCTGTTGGATCATGTGAGCGATCGCCTCGGGCCGCAGGTGGCCGCTTTGGCGCTGAACGCCAATGGCGATGCCGGGCGGTTCAAGGATACTGGCCTACCGGTGATCGCCGACAGCATTCCCGGCTTTGCCGGGCCGCTGGCGGGGGTTCTGGCCGGGCTGGACTGGGCGGCGGAACAGGGCGCGGACACCATCGTGACCGTCGCCGCCGATACGCCGTTCTTTCCCTGCGATCTGGTGCCGCGCCTGCTGCTGGCCTCCGAAGGGCAGGTGCACCCCCTGGTTCTGGCCGCGACCAAGGGCGATGCACAGACCAAGTCGAAATCGAAATCAGGGCTGATCCGGCATCCGACATTCGGGCTTTGGCCCGTGGCCCTGCGCGATGACCTGCGCGCGGCCTTGCAGGACGGCTTGAAAAAGGTCGTGCTGTGGACCGACAAACATGGCGGCCGCGAATGCCTGTTCCCGAGTGATCCGTTTGATCCCTTTTTCAACGTCAACACGCCCGAGGATCTGGCCCGGGCAGAGGAATTGCTATGA
- the mobB gene encoding molybdopterin-guanine dinucleotide biosynthesis protein B, with product MKLYGVTGWKNAGKTGLMERLVTEITGRGFSVSTVKHAHHSFDVDHPGKDSHRHRVAGASEVILASRNRVAHMTELRGEDEPKLSDLLPRLAPVDLVLIEGYKRDSHPKVEAFRAVTGNTLIAPGDPTIRAVASDVPLDMDRPVFDLDDTKAIADFILSEVGL from the coding sequence ATGAAACTCTATGGCGTCACCGGGTGGAAGAACGCGGGCAAGACCGGGCTGATGGAACGCCTTGTGACCGAAATAACCGGGCGAGGGTTCAGCGTGTCGACGGTCAAACACGCGCATCACAGTTTTGACGTGGACCACCCCGGCAAGGACAGTCACCGGCACCGCGTCGCGGGCGCGTCCGAGGTTATCCTGGCTTCGCGCAATCGAGTCGCCCACATGACCGAACTGCGCGGCGAGGATGAGCCCAAACTCTCCGATCTTTTGCCGCGTCTTGCCCCGGTCGATCTGGTGCTGATCGAAGGCTACAAGCGCGACAGTCACCCCAAGGTCGAGGCCTTCAGGGCGGTCACCGGCAACACCCTTATCGCGCCCGGCGATCCGACGATCCGGGCGGTGGCCAGCGATGTGCCGCTGGACATGGATCGCCCTGTGTTCGATCTGGACGACACCAAGGCGATTGCCGATTTCATCCTGTCCGAGGTCGGGCTTTGA
- a CDS encoding molybdenum cofactor synthesis domain-containing protein — translation MVDWSGGNDTGPTPRKDAIWIGEAGQSPRYLRNRLLAEEDLAEQIETSLTKGERMLIGFDFPFGYPAGFARALTGQADPMAVWDWLTARIEDAPAANNRFDVAGAINRGFGGASGPFWGNPLKREIDGLARTKAGYANPFADKRACETRARGSFTCWQLAGAGAVGSQVLMGLPVLNRLRQRFAGQVAIWPFDPLTAPVAFVEIWPGLINAAVRAATGNGQIRDAVQVDMMARVLAGLAPDRLAAMLAVNAPEEGWIFGLGLEQELTAPVSLKPPPLRNDCFALPPGVDWTPVDQALGMLQDRLTPVVGIEEVPLMQAAGRVLAGDLVALRSNPPQANTAVDGYGFAAASLPEGDVVLPLVQGRSAAGVPFQGAVPAGHAVRVLTGAALPKGVDTVVLDEDCAVDGGHVAFRGGVKPGANTRRAGEDVTKGAVALQVGQLMTPADLALAAAVGLGRVPVFERLRVGVLSTGDEVVEPGAEAGPGQIFDANRAMLLTMIARFGFEPVDLGRVPDDRSALRARLDEASQRVHLVLTSGGASAGDEDHVSALLREAGAMQEWRIALKPGRPLALGLWEGVPVFGLPGNPVAAFVCTLIFARPAMGLLAGAGWSVPQGFDMPAGFSKSKKLGRREYLRARIRDGRVEVFKSEGSGRVSGLSWAEGLVELPDGAALIQPGDRVRYIPFGSFGL, via the coding sequence ATGGTCGATTGGTCCGGGGGCAATGACACCGGGCCGACCCCGCGCAAGGATGCGATCTGGATCGGTGAGGCGGGGCAGTCACCACGCTATCTGCGCAACCGCCTGTTGGCCGAAGAAGACCTGGCCGAGCAGATCGAGACCAGCCTGACCAAAGGCGAACGGATGCTGATCGGGTTCGATTTCCCGTTCGGCTACCCTGCGGGTTTTGCCAGGGCGCTGACCGGGCAGGCCGATCCCATGGCCGTCTGGGACTGGCTGACCGCGCGGATCGAGGATGCGCCGGCGGCCAACAACCGCTTTGACGTGGCGGGCGCGATCAATCGCGGGTTTGGCGGCGCATCGGGGCCGTTCTGGGGCAATCCTCTGAAACGCGAGATTGACGGTCTGGCGCGGACAAAGGCGGGCTATGCCAACCCCTTTGCGGACAAGCGCGCCTGCGAAACGCGCGCCCGGGGCAGTTTTACCTGTTGGCAACTGGCCGGGGCGGGGGCTGTGGGGTCACAGGTCTTGATGGGCTTGCCGGTCCTCAATCGCCTGCGGCAGCGGTTTGCAGGGCAGGTGGCAATCTGGCCGTTCGATCCCTTGACGGCCCCCGTGGCGTTCGTCGAGATTTGGCCTGGTTTGATCAACGCTGCGGTGCGTGCCGCAACGGGCAACGGCCAAATCCGCGATGCCGTGCAGGTTGACATGATGGCCCGCGTGCTTGCGGGGCTTGCACCTGATCGTCTGGCTGCCATGCTGGCGGTGAACGCCCCAGAGGAAGGATGGATATTTGGTCTGGGGTTAGAACAGGAGTTGACTGCACCCGTGTCCCTGAAGCCGCCGCCACTGCGCAACGATTGTTTTGCCTTGCCGCCGGGCGTCGACTGGACGCCTGTGGATCAGGCCTTGGGGATGCTGCAGGACAGGCTGACCCCGGTGGTCGGTATCGAAGAGGTTCCGTTGATGCAGGCTGCAGGGCGAGTTCTGGCGGGCGATCTGGTGGCGCTGCGGTCGAATCCGCCACAGGCCAACACGGCGGTGGATGGCTATGGCTTTGCTGCGGCGTCCTTGCCTGAGGGGGACGTCGTCCTGCCCTTGGTTCAGGGCCGATCGGCGGCGGGCGTCCCGTTTCAGGGCGCGGTGCCGGCGGGCCATGCCGTGCGCGTTCTGACTGGGGCAGCGCTACCCAAGGGTGTGGATACCGTTGTTCTGGACGAGGATTGCGCCGTTGACGGCGGGCATGTTGCGTTTCGCGGCGGCGTGAAGCCCGGGGCCAATACCCGCCGCGCCGGAGAGGACGTGACAAAAGGCGCGGTGGCGTTGCAGGTGGGGCAGTTGATGACGCCCGCCGATCTGGCCCTTGCGGCCGCAGTCGGGCTGGGGCGCGTGCCCGTGTTCGAACGCCTTCGCGTCGGCGTGCTGTCGACCGGGGACGAGGTCGTGGAGCCGGGGGCCGAGGCGGGGCCGGGCCAGATATTCGACGCCAATCGCGCGATGCTGCTGACCATGATCGCGCGCTTTGGGTTTGAGCCGGTCGATCTGGGGCGCGTGCCCGATGACCGCAGCGCTTTGCGCGCGCGCCTGGACGAGGCATCGCAAAGGGTGCATCTGGTGCTGACTTCGGGCGGGGCCTCGGCCGGGGATGAGGACCATGTTTCGGCCCTGCTGCGCGAAGCGGGGGCGATGCAGGAATGGCGAATCGCGTTGAAGCCCGGGCGGCCCCTTGCGCTGGGGCTGTGGGAGGGCGTGCCGGTGTTCGGCCTGCCGGGCAATCCCGTGGCGGCCTTTGTCTGCACACTGATCTTTGCGCGCCCGGCGATGGGGCTTTTGGCGGGGGCAGGGTGGAGCGTGCCGCAGGGCTTTGACATGCCTGCCGGGTTTTCGAAGTCCAAGAAGCTGGGGCGGCGCGAGTATTTGCGGGCGCGTATCCGCGATGGCCGGGTAGAGGTGTTCAAATCCGAAGGGTCGGGCCGGGTGTCGGGGCTGAGCTGGGCTGAGGGCTTGGTCGAGCTGCCTGATGGTGCGGCATTGATCCAGCCCGGGGACAGGGTGCGCTATATCCCGTTCGGCAGTTTCGGGTTGTGA
- the greA gene encoding transcription elongation factor GreA has protein sequence MDKILITRAGFTALEAELKKLKSVERPSVIQAIAEARELGDLKENAEYHSAREKQGFIEGRIQELEGIIGLAEVIDPKTLSGTVKFGATVTVVDEDTDEEKTWQIVGEHEANIEKGLLNVKSPIARALIGKDEGDSVEVRTPGGEKSYEILTIEYK, from the coding sequence ATGGACAAGATACTGATCACCCGCGCGGGTTTCACCGCGCTCGAAGCCGAATTGAAAAAGCTCAAGTCTGTTGAGCGTCCCTCCGTGATTCAGGCCATCGCCGAAGCGCGCGAACTGGGCGACCTCAAGGAAAACGCCGAGTATCATTCGGCCCGCGAAAAGCAGGGCTTTATCGAAGGCCGCATCCAGGAACTCGAAGGCATCATCGGCCTGGCCGAGGTGATCGACCCCAAAACCCTGTCCGGAACCGTCAAGTTCGGCGCCACCGTGACGGTCGTCGACGAAGACACCGACGAGGAAAAGACCTGGCAGATCGTTGGCGAACACGAGGCCAACATCGAAAAGGGCCTGCTGAACGTCAAATCGCCCATCGCCCGCGCCTTGATCGGCAAGGACGAAGGCGACAGCGTCGAGGTCCGCACCCCCGGCGGTGAAAAAAGCTACGAGATCCTGACCATCGAATACAAGTGA
- a CDS encoding electron transfer flavoprotein-ubiquinone oxidoreductase, which yields MSDVTRESMEYDVVIVGAGPAGLSAAIRLKQIDPDLQVVVLEKGSEVGAHILSGAVLDPCGLDKLIPDWKAKGAPLNVPVREDNFYMLGEAGQLKIPNFPMPPLMNNHGNYIVSMGNVCRWMAEQAEELGVEIFPGMACSELVWGEEGTIRGVVAGEFGKNPDGTPGDGYEPGMELLGKYVFLGEGVRGSLSKQVIERYGLSEGKEPQKFGLGMKEIWEIDPAKHHEGRVTHTMGWPLGSNAGGGSFIYHLENNQVYVGFVVHLNYENPYLYPYMEFQRFKHHPMVAELLEGGKRVAYGARAISEGGYQSMPQMVAPGVAMLGCSVGMVNVPRIKGNHNAMLSGIAAAEAAAKAIKAGRAQDELHDYEVEVRQGAIGKDLKKVRNVKPLWSKYGLTASLMLGGVDMWTNTLGFSLLGTLKHGKTDAEATGQAARFEPIDYPKPDGKLSFDRLTNVSFSFTNHEESQPAHLQLKDPHVPIAVNLPKYAEPAQRYCPAGVYEVVEKDGGKEFVVNFQNCVHCKTCDIKDPSQNINWTVPQGGDGPNYPNM from the coding sequence ATGAGCGACGTGACACGCGAGTCGATGGAATATGATGTTGTGATCGTGGGCGCGGGCCCGGCGGGCCTGTCTGCTGCGATCCGTCTGAAACAGATCGATCCCGACCTGCAGGTGGTGGTTCTGGAAAAGGGCTCTGAGGTTGGCGCACACATTCTTTCGGGTGCGGTTCTGGACCCTTGCGGGTTGGACAAGCTGATCCCCGACTGGAAAGCCAAGGGCGCACCGCTGAATGTGCCGGTCCGCGAGGACAATTTTTACATGCTGGGCGAAGCCGGGCAGCTGAAGATCCCGAACTTTCCGATGCCGCCGCTGATGAACAACCACGGCAACTATATTGTCTCGATGGGCAATGTCTGCCGCTGGATGGCCGAGCAGGCCGAGGAACTGGGCGTCGAGATTTTCCCCGGCATGGCCTGTTCGGAACTGGTCTGGGGCGAAGAGGGCACCATTCGCGGTGTCGTCGCCGGTGAGTTTGGCAAGAACCCCGATGGCACGCCGGGCGACGGCTATGAGCCCGGGATGGAACTGCTGGGCAAGTATGTGTTCCTTGGCGAAGGCGTGCGGGGCAGCCTGTCCAAGCAGGTGATCGAACGCTATGGCCTGTCCGAGGGCAAGGAGCCGCAGAAATTCGGCCTTGGCATGAAGGAAATCTGGGAGATTGACCCGGCCAAGCACCACGAAGGCCGCGTGACCCATACCATGGGCTGGCCGCTTGGGTCGAATGCCGGGGGCGGGTCGTTCATCTATCACCTTGAGAACAATCAGGTTTACGTCGGATTTGTCGTCCACCTGAACTATGAAAACCCCTATCTGTACCCCTACATGGAATTCCAGCGCTTCAAGCACCATCCGATGGTGGCCGAGCTGCTGGAAGGCGGCAAGCGCGTGGCCTATGGCGCGCGCGCCATTTCTGAAGGCGGCTATCAGTCGATGCCGCAGATGGTGGCGCCGGGTGTGGCGATGCTGGGTTGTTCCGTCGGCATGGTCAACGTGCCGCGCATCAAAGGCAACCACAACGCCATGCTGTCGGGCATCGCGGCGGCCGAGGCGGCGGCCAAGGCGATCAAGGCAGGCCGCGCACAGGACGAGCTGCACGATTACGAGGTCGAGGTGCGCCAGGGCGCCATCGGCAAGGACCTGAAAAAGGTCCGCAACGTCAAACCCCTGTGGTCCAAGTATGGCCTGACCGCATCGCTGATGCTGGGCGGGGTCGACATGTGGACCAACACGCTGGGCTTTTCGCTGCTGGGTACGCTCAAGCATGGCAAGACCGATGCCGAGGCGACAGGGCAGGCCGCGCGGTTCGAGCCGATCGACTACCCCAAGCCCGATGGCAAGCTGTCCTTTGACCGCCTGACCAACGTCAGCTTCAGCTTTACCAACCACGAAGAAAGTCAGCCCGCGCATTTGCAGCTGAAGGACCCGCATGTTCCGATCGCTGTGAACCTGCCGAAATACGCCGAACCCGCGCAGCGCTATTGCCCGGCGGGCGTTTACGAAGTGGTGGAAAAGGACGGCGGCAAGGAATTCGTCGTGAACTTCCAGAACTGCGTGCATTGCAAGACCTGCGATATCAAGGACCCCAGCCAGAACATCAACTGGACGGTTCCGCAGGGTGGCGACGGGCCGAATTATCCCAACATGTAA
- a CDS encoding PilZ domain-containing protein: MKTRNDRWPSAWAMQLSTDSGPVVVRVTNVSQSGLRFVGPTPPTIGEPVQFSAMGQVVRARVVRREKTGGALAFDSMISAAQLSNLRQYRDLPLSAVGGRPIA; the protein is encoded by the coding sequence ATGAAAACCCGAAATGACCGTTGGCCCAGTGCCTGGGCCATGCAGCTTTCGACCGATAGCGGCCCGGTTGTCGTCCGTGTCACGAACGTCAGCCAATCGGGCCTGCGCTTTGTCGGGCCGACCCCGCCGACCATCGGCGAACCCGTCCAGTTCAGCGCCATGGGGCAGGTTGTTCGGGCGCGCGTGGTGCGGCGCGAAAAAACCGGCGGCGCGCTTGCCTTCGACTCAATGATATCCGCGGCGCAGCTGTCGAATCTGCGGCAATACCGCGATCTTCCGCTTTCAGCTGTCGGTGGACGTCCAATCGCCTGA